One window of the Eschrichtius robustus isolate mEscRob2 chromosome 13, mEscRob2.pri, whole genome shotgun sequence genome contains the following:
- the RAPGEF3 gene encoding rap guanine nucleotide exchange factor 3 isoform X2, with translation MKVGWPGESRWQVGLAVEDSSVLGAPPVGGLPDVVPEGTLLSMVLRRMHRSRSCSYQLLLEHQRPSCIQGLRWTPLTDSEESLDFSVSLEQASTERVLRAGKQLHGHLLATCPNLIRDRKYHLRLHRQCCSGRELVDGILALGLGVHSRSQAVGICQVLLDEGALCHVKHDWAFQDRDTQFYRFPGSEPEPAGIHELEEELAEALALLSQRGPDAVLTVALRKPPGQRTDEELDLIFEELLHIKAVAHLSNSVKRELAAVLLFEPHSKAGTVLFSQGDKGTSWYIIWKGSVNVVTHGKGLVTTLHEGDDFGQLALVNDAPRAATIILREDNCHFLRVDKQDFNRIIKDVEAKTMRLEEHGKVVLVLERTSQGTGPSRPPTPGRNRYIVMSGTPEKILELLLEAMRPDSSAHDPTETFLSDFLLTHSVFMPTAQLCAALLHHFHAEPAGGSEQECSTYICNKRQQILRLVSQWVALYGPMLHTDTVATSFLQKLSDLVSRDARLSNLLREQWPERRRHHRLENGCGNASPQMKARNMPVWLPSQDEPLPSSNCAIRVGDKVPYDICRPDHSVLTLQLPVTASVREVMAALAQEDGWTKGQVLVKVNSAGDAVGLQPDARGVATSLGLNERLFVVSPQEVHKLTPHPEQLGPTVGSAEGLDLVSTKDLAGQLTDHDWSLFNSIHQVELIHYVLGPQPLRDVTTANLERFMRRFNELQYWVATELCLCPVPGLRAQLLRKFIKLAAHLKEQKNLNSFFAIMFGLSNSAISRLAQTWERLPHKVRKLYSALERLLDPSWNHRVYRLALTKLSPPLIPFMPLLLKDMTFIHEGNHTLVENLINFEKMRMMARAARMLHYCRSHSSVPLSPLRSRVSHLHEDSQATRISVCSEQSLSTRSPASTWAYVQQLKVIDNQRELSRLSRELEP, from the exons ATGAAG GTGGGCTGGCCAGGTGAAAGCCGCTGGCAGGTGGGCCTGGCCGTGGAGGACAGCTCAGTTCTGGGGGCACCGCCGGTGGGAGGGCTCCCGGACGTGGTGCCGGAGGGGACGCTGCTCAGCATGGTGCTGAGGAGGATGCATCGGTCCCGAAGCTGCTCCTACCAGCTGCTTCTTGAGCACCAGCGCCCCAGCTGCATCCAGGGGCTTCGCTGG acgcCGCTCACCGACAGCGAGGAGTCCCTGGATTTCAGCGTGAGCCTCGAGCAG GCCTCCACGGAGCGGGTGCTTAGggctgggaagcagctgcatgggcATCTCCTGGCCACCTGCCCCAACCTCATCCGAGACCGAAAGTACCACCTCAGACTCCACCG gcAATGCTGCTCTGGCCGGGAACTGGTGGATGGGATCTtggccctggggctgggggtccATTCCCGGAGCCAAGCCGTGGGAATCTGCCAGGTGCTGCTGGATGAAGGTGCCCTCTGTCATG TGAAACACGACTGGGCCTTCCAGGATCGAGATACCCAATTCTACCGTTTCCCCGGGTCGGAGCCAGAGCCTGCAGGCATCCACGAGCTGGAGGAGGAGTTGGCTGAGGCTCTGGCCCTGCTCTCCCAGCGGGGGCCTGACGCCGTGCTCACGGTGGCGCTTCGAAAGCC CCCCGGGCAGCGCACAGACGAGGAGCTGGACCTCATCTTTGAGGAACTGCTGCACATCAAGGCCGTGGCCCACCTCTCCAACTCG GTGAAGCGGGAATTAGCGGCAGTTCTGCTCTTTGAACCACACAGCAAGGCAGGGACCGTGT TGTTCAGCCAGGGGGACAAGGGCACCTCATGGTACATCATCTGGAAGGGATCTGTCAATGTGGTGACCCACGGCAAG GGCCTGGTGACCACACTGCATGAGGGAGACGACTTTGGACAGCTGGCTCTGGTGAACGATGCACCCCGGGCAGCTACCATCATCCTGCGAGAAGACAACTGTCATTTTCTTCGCGTGGACAAGCAGGACTTCAACCGTATCATCAAG GATGTGGAAGCAAAGACCATGAGGCTGGAGGAACATGGCAAAGTGGTGTTGGTGCTGGAGAGAACCTCTCAGGGCACTGGCCCTTCTCGTCCCCCAACCCCAGGCAGGAACCG GTATATAGTGATGTCTGGCACCCCGGAGAAGATCCTAGAGCTTCTGTTGGAGGCCATGCGGCCTGATTCCAGTGCTCATGACCCAACAG AGACATTCCTCAGCGACTTCCTCCTGACCCACAGTGTCTTCATGCCCACTGCCCAGCTTTGCGCTGCCCTCCTGCACCA TTTCCACGCGGAGCCCGCGGGAGGCAGCGAGCAGGAGTGCAGCACCTACATCTGCAACAAGAGACAACAGATCCTGCGGCTGGTCAGCCAGTGGGTGGCCCTGTACGGCCCCATGCTCCACACCGACACTGTGGCCACCAGCTTCCTCCAG AAACTGTCAGACCTGGTGAGCAGGGATGCCCGGCTTAGCAACCTGCTGCGGGAGCAGTGGCCAGAGAGGCGGCGACACCACAG GTTGGAAAATGGCTGTGGGAACGCATCTCCGCAGATGAAG gCGCGGAACATGCCTGTTTGGCTCCCCAGCCAGGATGAACCTCTCCCCAGCAGCAACTGTGCCATCCGAGTCGGGGACAAAG TCCCCTATGACATCTGCCGGCCGGACCACTCGGTGCTGACCCTGCAGCTGCCTGTGACGGCCTCAGTGAGAGAGGTGATGGCGGCGCTGGCCCAGGAGGACGGCTGGACTAAGGGGCAGGTGCTGGTGAAGGTGAACTCTGCGGGCG ACGCCGTTGGCCTGCAGCCAGATGCCCGTGGTGTGGCCACATCCCTGGGGCTCAACGAGCGGCTCTTTGTTGTCAGCCCTCAGGAAGTGCACAAGCTG ACCCCACACCCCGAGCAGCTGGGGCCCACCGTGGGCTCTGCAGAGGGGCTGGACCTGGTGAGCACCAAGGACCTGGCGGGCCAGCTGACGGACCACGACTGGAGCCTCTTTAACAGTATCCACCAG GTGGAGCTGATCCACTACGTgctgggcccccagcccctgcGGGACGTCACCACCGCCAACCTGGAGCGCTTCATGCGCCGCTTCAATGAGCTGCAGTACTGGGTGGCCACAGAGCTGTGTCTGTGCCCTGTGCCCGGCCTGCGGGCCCAGCTGCTCAGGAAGTTCATCAAGCTGGCCGCCCA CCTCAAGGAGCAAAAGAATCTCAATTCCTTCTTCGCCATCATGTTTGGCCTCAGCAACTCGGCCATCAGCCGCCTGGCCCAGACCTGGGAG AGGCTGCCCCACAAAGTCCGGAAGCTCTACTCGGCCCTCGAGAGGCTGCTG GACCCCTCATGGAACCACCGTGTGTACCGTCTGGCCCTCACCaagctctcccctcccctcatcccctTCATGCCCCTTCTTCTCAAAG ACATGACCTTCATCCATGAGGGAAATCACACACTGGTAGAGAATCTCATCAACTTTGAGAAGATG AGAATGATGGCCAGAGCTGCGAGGATGCTGCACTACTGCAGAAGCCACAGCAGCG TGCCTCTGTCACCGCTTAGAAGCCGAGTCTCCCACCTGCACGAGGATAGCCAGGCGACCAGGATTTCCGTGT GCTCGGAGCAGTCCCTGAGCACCCGGAGTCCAGCCAGCACCTGGGCTTACGTCCAGCAGCTGAAGGTCATCGACAACCAGCGCGAACTGTCCCGCCTCTCCCGGGAGCTGGAGCCgtga
- the RAPGEF3 gene encoding rap guanine nucleotide exchange factor 3 isoform X3, giving the protein MVLRRMHRSRSCSYQLLLEHQRPSCIQGLRWTPLTDSEESLDFSVSLEQASTERVLRAGKQLHGHLLATCPNLIRDRKYHLRLHRQCCSGRELVDGILALGLGVHSRSQAVGICQVLLDEGALCHVKHDWAFQDRDTQFYRFPGSEPEPAGIHELEEELAEALALLSQRGPDAVLTVALRKPPGQRTDEELDLIFEELLHIKAVAHLSNSVKRELAAVLLFEPHSKAGTVLFSQGDKGTSWYIIWKGSVNVVTHGKGLVTTLHEGDDFGQLALVNDAPRAATIILREDNCHFLRVDKQDFNRIIKDVEAKTMRLEEHGKVVLVLERTSQGTGPSRPPTPGRNRYIVMSGTPEKILELLLEAMRPDSSAHDPTETFLSDFLLTHSVFMPTAQLCAALLHHFHAEPAGGSEQECSTYICNKRQQILRLVSQWVALYGPMLHTDTVATSFLQKLSDLVSRDARLSNLLREQWPERRRHHRLENGCGNASPQMKVSAPNEARNMPVWLPSQDEPLPSSNCAIRVGDKVPYDICRPDHSVLTLQLPVTASVREVMAALAQEDGWTKGQVLVKVNSAGDAVGLQPDARGVATSLGLNERLFVVSPQEVHKLTPHPEQLGPTVGSAEGLDLVSTKDLAGQLTDHDWSLFNSIHQVELIHYVLGPQPLRDVTTANLERFMRRFNELQYWVATELCLCPVPGLRAQLLRKFIKLAAHLKEQKNLNSFFAIMFGLSNSAISRLAQTWERLPHKVRKLYSALERLLDPSWNHRVYRLALTKLSPPLIPFMPLLLKDMTFIHEGNHTLVENLINFEKMRMMARAARMLHYCRSHSSVPLSPLRSRVSHLHEDSQATRISVCSEQSLSTRSPASTWAYVQQLKVIDNQRELSRLSRELEP; this is encoded by the exons ATGGTGCTGAGGAGGATGCATCGGTCCCGAAGCTGCTCCTACCAGCTGCTTCTTGAGCACCAGCGCCCCAGCTGCATCCAGGGGCTTCGCTGG acgcCGCTCACCGACAGCGAGGAGTCCCTGGATTTCAGCGTGAGCCTCGAGCAG GCCTCCACGGAGCGGGTGCTTAGggctgggaagcagctgcatgggcATCTCCTGGCCACCTGCCCCAACCTCATCCGAGACCGAAAGTACCACCTCAGACTCCACCG gcAATGCTGCTCTGGCCGGGAACTGGTGGATGGGATCTtggccctggggctgggggtccATTCCCGGAGCCAAGCCGTGGGAATCTGCCAGGTGCTGCTGGATGAAGGTGCCCTCTGTCATG TGAAACACGACTGGGCCTTCCAGGATCGAGATACCCAATTCTACCGTTTCCCCGGGTCGGAGCCAGAGCCTGCAGGCATCCACGAGCTGGAGGAGGAGTTGGCTGAGGCTCTGGCCCTGCTCTCCCAGCGGGGGCCTGACGCCGTGCTCACGGTGGCGCTTCGAAAGCC CCCCGGGCAGCGCACAGACGAGGAGCTGGACCTCATCTTTGAGGAACTGCTGCACATCAAGGCCGTGGCCCACCTCTCCAACTCG GTGAAGCGGGAATTAGCGGCAGTTCTGCTCTTTGAACCACACAGCAAGGCAGGGACCGTGT TGTTCAGCCAGGGGGACAAGGGCACCTCATGGTACATCATCTGGAAGGGATCTGTCAATGTGGTGACCCACGGCAAG GGCCTGGTGACCACACTGCATGAGGGAGACGACTTTGGACAGCTGGCTCTGGTGAACGATGCACCCCGGGCAGCTACCATCATCCTGCGAGAAGACAACTGTCATTTTCTTCGCGTGGACAAGCAGGACTTCAACCGTATCATCAAG GATGTGGAAGCAAAGACCATGAGGCTGGAGGAACATGGCAAAGTGGTGTTGGTGCTGGAGAGAACCTCTCAGGGCACTGGCCCTTCTCGTCCCCCAACCCCAGGCAGGAACCG GTATATAGTGATGTCTGGCACCCCGGAGAAGATCCTAGAGCTTCTGTTGGAGGCCATGCGGCCTGATTCCAGTGCTCATGACCCAACAG AGACATTCCTCAGCGACTTCCTCCTGACCCACAGTGTCTTCATGCCCACTGCCCAGCTTTGCGCTGCCCTCCTGCACCA TTTCCACGCGGAGCCCGCGGGAGGCAGCGAGCAGGAGTGCAGCACCTACATCTGCAACAAGAGACAACAGATCCTGCGGCTGGTCAGCCAGTGGGTGGCCCTGTACGGCCCCATGCTCCACACCGACACTGTGGCCACCAGCTTCCTCCAG AAACTGTCAGACCTGGTGAGCAGGGATGCCCGGCTTAGCAACCTGCTGCGGGAGCAGTGGCCAGAGAGGCGGCGACACCACAG GTTGGAAAATGGCTGTGGGAACGCATCTCCGCAGATGAAGGTGTCTGCCCCGAATGAG gCGCGGAACATGCCTGTTTGGCTCCCCAGCCAGGATGAACCTCTCCCCAGCAGCAACTGTGCCATCCGAGTCGGGGACAAAG TCCCCTATGACATCTGCCGGCCGGACCACTCGGTGCTGACCCTGCAGCTGCCTGTGACGGCCTCAGTGAGAGAGGTGATGGCGGCGCTGGCCCAGGAGGACGGCTGGACTAAGGGGCAGGTGCTGGTGAAGGTGAACTCTGCGGGCG ACGCCGTTGGCCTGCAGCCAGATGCCCGTGGTGTGGCCACATCCCTGGGGCTCAACGAGCGGCTCTTTGTTGTCAGCCCTCAGGAAGTGCACAAGCTG ACCCCACACCCCGAGCAGCTGGGGCCCACCGTGGGCTCTGCAGAGGGGCTGGACCTGGTGAGCACCAAGGACCTGGCGGGCCAGCTGACGGACCACGACTGGAGCCTCTTTAACAGTATCCACCAG GTGGAGCTGATCCACTACGTgctgggcccccagcccctgcGGGACGTCACCACCGCCAACCTGGAGCGCTTCATGCGCCGCTTCAATGAGCTGCAGTACTGGGTGGCCACAGAGCTGTGTCTGTGCCCTGTGCCCGGCCTGCGGGCCCAGCTGCTCAGGAAGTTCATCAAGCTGGCCGCCCA CCTCAAGGAGCAAAAGAATCTCAATTCCTTCTTCGCCATCATGTTTGGCCTCAGCAACTCGGCCATCAGCCGCCTGGCCCAGACCTGGGAG AGGCTGCCCCACAAAGTCCGGAAGCTCTACTCGGCCCTCGAGAGGCTGCTG GACCCCTCATGGAACCACCGTGTGTACCGTCTGGCCCTCACCaagctctcccctcccctcatcccctTCATGCCCCTTCTTCTCAAAG ACATGACCTTCATCCATGAGGGAAATCACACACTGGTAGAGAATCTCATCAACTTTGAGAAGATG AGAATGATGGCCAGAGCTGCGAGGATGCTGCACTACTGCAGAAGCCACAGCAGCG TGCCTCTGTCACCGCTTAGAAGCCGAGTCTCCCACCTGCACGAGGATAGCCAGGCGACCAGGATTTCCGTGT GCTCGGAGCAGTCCCTGAGCACCCGGAGTCCAGCCAGCACCTGGGCTTACGTCCAGCAGCTGAAGGTCATCGACAACCAGCGCGAACTGTCCCGCCTCTCCCGGGAGCTGGAGCCgtga
- the RAPGEF3 gene encoding rap guanine nucleotide exchange factor 3 isoform X1 has translation MKVGWPGESRWQVGLAVEDSSVLGAPPVGGLPDVVPEGTLLSMVLRRMHRSRSCSYQLLLEHQRPSCIQGLRWTPLTDSEESLDFSVSLEQASTERVLRAGKQLHGHLLATCPNLIRDRKYHLRLHRQCCSGRELVDGILALGLGVHSRSQAVGICQVLLDEGALCHVKHDWAFQDRDTQFYRFPGSEPEPAGIHELEEELAEALALLSQRGPDAVLTVALRKPPGQRTDEELDLIFEELLHIKAVAHLSNSVKRELAAVLLFEPHSKAGTVLFSQGDKGTSWYIIWKGSVNVVTHGKGLVTTLHEGDDFGQLALVNDAPRAATIILREDNCHFLRVDKQDFNRIIKDVEAKTMRLEEHGKVVLVLERTSQGTGPSRPPTPGRNRYIVMSGTPEKILELLLEAMRPDSSAHDPTETFLSDFLLTHSVFMPTAQLCAALLHHFHAEPAGGSEQECSTYICNKRQQILRLVSQWVALYGPMLHTDTVATSFLQKLSDLVSRDARLSNLLREQWPERRRHHRLENGCGNASPQMKVSAPNEARNMPVWLPSQDEPLPSSNCAIRVGDKVPYDICRPDHSVLTLQLPVTASVREVMAALAQEDGWTKGQVLVKVNSAGDAVGLQPDARGVATSLGLNERLFVVSPQEVHKLTPHPEQLGPTVGSAEGLDLVSTKDLAGQLTDHDWSLFNSIHQVELIHYVLGPQPLRDVTTANLERFMRRFNELQYWVATELCLCPVPGLRAQLLRKFIKLAAHLKEQKNLNSFFAIMFGLSNSAISRLAQTWERLPHKVRKLYSALERLLDPSWNHRVYRLALTKLSPPLIPFMPLLLKDMTFIHEGNHTLVENLINFEKMRMMARAARMLHYCRSHSSVPLSPLRSRVSHLHEDSQATRISVCSEQSLSTRSPASTWAYVQQLKVIDNQRELSRLSRELEP, from the exons ATGAAG GTGGGCTGGCCAGGTGAAAGCCGCTGGCAGGTGGGCCTGGCCGTGGAGGACAGCTCAGTTCTGGGGGCACCGCCGGTGGGAGGGCTCCCGGACGTGGTGCCGGAGGGGACGCTGCTCAGCATGGTGCTGAGGAGGATGCATCGGTCCCGAAGCTGCTCCTACCAGCTGCTTCTTGAGCACCAGCGCCCCAGCTGCATCCAGGGGCTTCGCTGG acgcCGCTCACCGACAGCGAGGAGTCCCTGGATTTCAGCGTGAGCCTCGAGCAG GCCTCCACGGAGCGGGTGCTTAGggctgggaagcagctgcatgggcATCTCCTGGCCACCTGCCCCAACCTCATCCGAGACCGAAAGTACCACCTCAGACTCCACCG gcAATGCTGCTCTGGCCGGGAACTGGTGGATGGGATCTtggccctggggctgggggtccATTCCCGGAGCCAAGCCGTGGGAATCTGCCAGGTGCTGCTGGATGAAGGTGCCCTCTGTCATG TGAAACACGACTGGGCCTTCCAGGATCGAGATACCCAATTCTACCGTTTCCCCGGGTCGGAGCCAGAGCCTGCAGGCATCCACGAGCTGGAGGAGGAGTTGGCTGAGGCTCTGGCCCTGCTCTCCCAGCGGGGGCCTGACGCCGTGCTCACGGTGGCGCTTCGAAAGCC CCCCGGGCAGCGCACAGACGAGGAGCTGGACCTCATCTTTGAGGAACTGCTGCACATCAAGGCCGTGGCCCACCTCTCCAACTCG GTGAAGCGGGAATTAGCGGCAGTTCTGCTCTTTGAACCACACAGCAAGGCAGGGACCGTGT TGTTCAGCCAGGGGGACAAGGGCACCTCATGGTACATCATCTGGAAGGGATCTGTCAATGTGGTGACCCACGGCAAG GGCCTGGTGACCACACTGCATGAGGGAGACGACTTTGGACAGCTGGCTCTGGTGAACGATGCACCCCGGGCAGCTACCATCATCCTGCGAGAAGACAACTGTCATTTTCTTCGCGTGGACAAGCAGGACTTCAACCGTATCATCAAG GATGTGGAAGCAAAGACCATGAGGCTGGAGGAACATGGCAAAGTGGTGTTGGTGCTGGAGAGAACCTCTCAGGGCACTGGCCCTTCTCGTCCCCCAACCCCAGGCAGGAACCG GTATATAGTGATGTCTGGCACCCCGGAGAAGATCCTAGAGCTTCTGTTGGAGGCCATGCGGCCTGATTCCAGTGCTCATGACCCAACAG AGACATTCCTCAGCGACTTCCTCCTGACCCACAGTGTCTTCATGCCCACTGCCCAGCTTTGCGCTGCCCTCCTGCACCA TTTCCACGCGGAGCCCGCGGGAGGCAGCGAGCAGGAGTGCAGCACCTACATCTGCAACAAGAGACAACAGATCCTGCGGCTGGTCAGCCAGTGGGTGGCCCTGTACGGCCCCATGCTCCACACCGACACTGTGGCCACCAGCTTCCTCCAG AAACTGTCAGACCTGGTGAGCAGGGATGCCCGGCTTAGCAACCTGCTGCGGGAGCAGTGGCCAGAGAGGCGGCGACACCACAG GTTGGAAAATGGCTGTGGGAACGCATCTCCGCAGATGAAGGTGTCTGCCCCGAATGAG gCGCGGAACATGCCTGTTTGGCTCCCCAGCCAGGATGAACCTCTCCCCAGCAGCAACTGTGCCATCCGAGTCGGGGACAAAG TCCCCTATGACATCTGCCGGCCGGACCACTCGGTGCTGACCCTGCAGCTGCCTGTGACGGCCTCAGTGAGAGAGGTGATGGCGGCGCTGGCCCAGGAGGACGGCTGGACTAAGGGGCAGGTGCTGGTGAAGGTGAACTCTGCGGGCG ACGCCGTTGGCCTGCAGCCAGATGCCCGTGGTGTGGCCACATCCCTGGGGCTCAACGAGCGGCTCTTTGTTGTCAGCCCTCAGGAAGTGCACAAGCTG ACCCCACACCCCGAGCAGCTGGGGCCCACCGTGGGCTCTGCAGAGGGGCTGGACCTGGTGAGCACCAAGGACCTGGCGGGCCAGCTGACGGACCACGACTGGAGCCTCTTTAACAGTATCCACCAG GTGGAGCTGATCCACTACGTgctgggcccccagcccctgcGGGACGTCACCACCGCCAACCTGGAGCGCTTCATGCGCCGCTTCAATGAGCTGCAGTACTGGGTGGCCACAGAGCTGTGTCTGTGCCCTGTGCCCGGCCTGCGGGCCCAGCTGCTCAGGAAGTTCATCAAGCTGGCCGCCCA CCTCAAGGAGCAAAAGAATCTCAATTCCTTCTTCGCCATCATGTTTGGCCTCAGCAACTCGGCCATCAGCCGCCTGGCCCAGACCTGGGAG AGGCTGCCCCACAAAGTCCGGAAGCTCTACTCGGCCCTCGAGAGGCTGCTG GACCCCTCATGGAACCACCGTGTGTACCGTCTGGCCCTCACCaagctctcccctcccctcatcccctTCATGCCCCTTCTTCTCAAAG ACATGACCTTCATCCATGAGGGAAATCACACACTGGTAGAGAATCTCATCAACTTTGAGAAGATG AGAATGATGGCCAGAGCTGCGAGGATGCTGCACTACTGCAGAAGCCACAGCAGCG TGCCTCTGTCACCGCTTAGAAGCCGAGTCTCCCACCTGCACGAGGATAGCCAGGCGACCAGGATTTCCGTGT GCTCGGAGCAGTCCCTGAGCACCCGGAGTCCAGCCAGCACCTGGGCTTACGTCCAGCAGCTGAAGGTCATCGACAACCAGCGCGAACTGTCCCGCCTCTCCCGGGAGCTGGAGCCgtga
- the RAPGEF3 gene encoding rap guanine nucleotide exchange factor 3 isoform X5, with protein sequence MGISWPPAPTSSETESTTSDSTGNAALAGNWWMGSWPWGWGSIPGAKPWESARCCWMKVPSVMDRDTQFYRFPGSEPEPAGIHELEEELAEALALLSQRGPDAVLTVALRKPPGQRTDEELDLIFEELLHIKAVAHLSNSVKRELAAVLLFEPHSKAGTVLFSQGDKGTSWYIIWKGSVNVVTHGKGLVTTLHEGDDFGQLALVNDAPRAATIILREDNCHFLRVDKQDFNRIIKDVEAKTMRLEEHGKVVLVLERTSQGTGPSRPPTPGRNRYIVMSGTPEKILELLLEAMRPDSSAHDPTETFLSDFLLTHSVFMPTAQLCAALLHHFHAEPAGGSEQECSTYICNKRQQILRLVSQWVALYGPMLHTDTVATSFLQKLSDLVSRDARLSNLLREQWPERRRHHRLENGCGNASPQMKVSAPNEARNMPVWLPSQDEPLPSSNCAIRVGDKVPYDICRPDHSVLTLQLPVTASVREVMAALAQEDGWTKGQVLVKVNSAGDAVGLQPDARGVATSLGLNERLFVVSPQEVHKLTPHPEQLGPTVGSAEGLDLVSTKDLAGQLTDHDWSLFNSIHQVELIHYVLGPQPLRDVTTANLERFMRRFNELQYWVATELCLCPVPGLRAQLLRKFIKLAAHLKEQKNLNSFFAIMFGLSNSAISRLAQTWERLPHKVRKLYSALERLLDPSWNHRVYRLALTKLSPPLIPFMPLLLKDMTFIHEGNHTLVENLINFEKMRMMARAARMLHYCRSHSSVPLSPLRSRVSHLHEDSQATRISVCSEQSLSTRSPASTWAYVQQLKVIDNQRELSRLSRELEP encoded by the exons atgggcATCTCCTGGCCACCTGCCCCAACCTCATCCGAGACCGAAAGTACCACCTCAGACTCCACCG gcAATGCTGCTCTGGCCGGGAACTGGTGGATGGGATCTtggccctggggctgggggtccATTCCCGGAGCCAAGCCGTGGGAATCTGCCAGGTGCTGCTGGATGAAGGTGCCCTCTGTCATG GATCGAGATACCCAATTCTACCGTTTCCCCGGGTCGGAGCCAGAGCCTGCAGGCATCCACGAGCTGGAGGAGGAGTTGGCTGAGGCTCTGGCCCTGCTCTCCCAGCGGGGGCCTGACGCCGTGCTCACGGTGGCGCTTCGAAAGCC CCCCGGGCAGCGCACAGACGAGGAGCTGGACCTCATCTTTGAGGAACTGCTGCACATCAAGGCCGTGGCCCACCTCTCCAACTCG GTGAAGCGGGAATTAGCGGCAGTTCTGCTCTTTGAACCACACAGCAAGGCAGGGACCGTGT TGTTCAGCCAGGGGGACAAGGGCACCTCATGGTACATCATCTGGAAGGGATCTGTCAATGTGGTGACCCACGGCAAG GGCCTGGTGACCACACTGCATGAGGGAGACGACTTTGGACAGCTGGCTCTGGTGAACGATGCACCCCGGGCAGCTACCATCATCCTGCGAGAAGACAACTGTCATTTTCTTCGCGTGGACAAGCAGGACTTCAACCGTATCATCAAG GATGTGGAAGCAAAGACCATGAGGCTGGAGGAACATGGCAAAGTGGTGTTGGTGCTGGAGAGAACCTCTCAGGGCACTGGCCCTTCTCGTCCCCCAACCCCAGGCAGGAACCG GTATATAGTGATGTCTGGCACCCCGGAGAAGATCCTAGAGCTTCTGTTGGAGGCCATGCGGCCTGATTCCAGTGCTCATGACCCAACAG AGACATTCCTCAGCGACTTCCTCCTGACCCACAGTGTCTTCATGCCCACTGCCCAGCTTTGCGCTGCCCTCCTGCACCA TTTCCACGCGGAGCCCGCGGGAGGCAGCGAGCAGGAGTGCAGCACCTACATCTGCAACAAGAGACAACAGATCCTGCGGCTGGTCAGCCAGTGGGTGGCCCTGTACGGCCCCATGCTCCACACCGACACTGTGGCCACCAGCTTCCTCCAG AAACTGTCAGACCTGGTGAGCAGGGATGCCCGGCTTAGCAACCTGCTGCGGGAGCAGTGGCCAGAGAGGCGGCGACACCACAG GTTGGAAAATGGCTGTGGGAACGCATCTCCGCAGATGAAGGTGTCTGCCCCGAATGAG gCGCGGAACATGCCTGTTTGGCTCCCCAGCCAGGATGAACCTCTCCCCAGCAGCAACTGTGCCATCCGAGTCGGGGACAAAG TCCCCTATGACATCTGCCGGCCGGACCACTCGGTGCTGACCCTGCAGCTGCCTGTGACGGCCTCAGTGAGAGAGGTGATGGCGGCGCTGGCCCAGGAGGACGGCTGGACTAAGGGGCAGGTGCTGGTGAAGGTGAACTCTGCGGGCG ACGCCGTTGGCCTGCAGCCAGATGCCCGTGGTGTGGCCACATCCCTGGGGCTCAACGAGCGGCTCTTTGTTGTCAGCCCTCAGGAAGTGCACAAGCTG ACCCCACACCCCGAGCAGCTGGGGCCCACCGTGGGCTCTGCAGAGGGGCTGGACCTGGTGAGCACCAAGGACCTGGCGGGCCAGCTGACGGACCACGACTGGAGCCTCTTTAACAGTATCCACCAG GTGGAGCTGATCCACTACGTgctgggcccccagcccctgcGGGACGTCACCACCGCCAACCTGGAGCGCTTCATGCGCCGCTTCAATGAGCTGCAGTACTGGGTGGCCACAGAGCTGTGTCTGTGCCCTGTGCCCGGCCTGCGGGCCCAGCTGCTCAGGAAGTTCATCAAGCTGGCCGCCCA CCTCAAGGAGCAAAAGAATCTCAATTCCTTCTTCGCCATCATGTTTGGCCTCAGCAACTCGGCCATCAGCCGCCTGGCCCAGACCTGGGAG AGGCTGCCCCACAAAGTCCGGAAGCTCTACTCGGCCCTCGAGAGGCTGCTG GACCCCTCATGGAACCACCGTGTGTACCGTCTGGCCCTCACCaagctctcccctcccctcatcccctTCATGCCCCTTCTTCTCAAAG ACATGACCTTCATCCATGAGGGAAATCACACACTGGTAGAGAATCTCATCAACTTTGAGAAGATG AGAATGATGGCCAGAGCTGCGAGGATGCTGCACTACTGCAGAAGCCACAGCAGCG TGCCTCTGTCACCGCTTAGAAGCCGAGTCTCCCACCTGCACGAGGATAGCCAGGCGACCAGGATTTCCGTGT GCTCGGAGCAGTCCCTGAGCACCCGGAGTCCAGCCAGCACCTGGGCTTACGTCCAGCAGCTGAAGGTCATCGACAACCAGCGCGAACTGTCCCGCCTCTCCCGGGAGCTGGAGCCgtga